The following is a genomic window from Streptomyces sp. NBC_01381.
TGCCCGCCGACCACGCCGTCCTGTGGGCCGACATCGACGCGGGCCTCGTGGACCTCTTCGTCGTGCCCAGCCGCCGCGTCCTGGACCTCGCGCTGCGTTCCGCCGACGAGTTCACCGCGGAGTGCGGGCGGCGCGGGGTGCGGATCGAGACGGCGGGCCTCGCGGAACCGGCGTACGACGCGGTGATGAAGGCGTGTGTCCACCGGCGGTTGTCCATGCCCACCGCGGGGTACGACGGCCGTTGACCTCGCTGGTTCGGCCTGCGGTCGGCGCCGTATGACACGCTGGTGTCCGGTTCTGTCATGAAACGTGAGGCGGCGTGGCGTGGGGCGAGGGCGATGGCGGGCGGTCGGGAGTGCGGTGTGGCGGTCCGTCGCCGTATGGATCGTCAGTACGCTCACCATGCTCGCCCTGGCCGGGATCCTGCCCGACTTCCAGCTGCAGTCCGCGGACGGTGACAGCGCCACCCGCATCGCCGTCACCGCGGCCCTGGGCGCCGGTGCCTTCGGTCTGCTCTCCGCGCTGGTGTGGCCCGTCCTCGTGCGGGCGCTGCTGCTCGTCCCCGCCCTGGTGCTCGGTCTGCTCGCCTTCTTCCTCAACGGTTCGCTGCTGCTCCTTGCCCTGCGGCTGATCCCGGACGGCCGCGGTGAGGCCAACCCCGAGACCGCCGTGGTCGTCGCCGCCGTGATGTCCGCCGTCGCCTCCGCCACCGGAGGTGCGCTCGCCGTCCGTGACGACGACGCCTACCGCAGACGCCTCTACCGGCTCGCCGACCGCCGTCGCCACCGCGTCGTCGAGGGCCTCTCCGGGCCCACGCCGCCGGGCACCGTCTTCCTCCAGCTCGACGGGGTCGGCCACGACGTCCTGCGTGACGCCGTGGAGAAGGGGCTCATGCCGACCGTCGCCGGCTGGCTCGGGCGGGACGGCGGGCGGGCGAGCCACCGGCTCACCCCCTGGCGCACCGACTGGTCGAGCCAGACAGGCGCAAGCCAGCTCGGCATCCTGCACGGCTCCAACGAAGACGTCCCCGCCTTCCGTTGGTACGAGAAGGACACGGGCGAGGTGATGGTCTCCAACCGCCCCGCGTCCGCCGCGGAACTGCAGCGCCGCGCCATCGAGCGCACCGGCGACGGCGGCCTGCTCACCGTCGACGGGGCGAGCCGCGGCAATCTCTTCAGCGGCGGAGCCGAGCAGCTCGCGCTCGTGCTCTCCATCGCCGCCAGGCGCGGCAAGGAGAACCGCTCACGCTCCGGGTACTTCGCCTATTTCTCCGACCCCGCCAACGCGGTCCGCACCGCGCTCTCCTTCATCGCCGAGGTCTTCCGCGAGATCGGCCAGTCGACCGCCGCCCGGGTCAGGATGCGCCGCCCGCGGGTGAACCGGGGCGGGCTCTACCCCTTCATCCGGGCCTTCGCGACCGTCGTCGAGCGTGACGTCGTGGTCGCCGCCGTCATAGGGGACATGCTCGCCGGGCGCAGCTCGGTCTACGCAGACCTCGTCGCGTACGACGAAGTGGCCCATCACTCCGGGCCCGTCAGCGGCGACGCGGAGAAGGTCCTGCAGCGCCTCGACCGGTCCATCGCGCTGATCGCCAAGGTCGCCGAACACGCCCCGCGCGCCTACCGCATCGTGCTCCTGTCCGACCACGGCCAGAGCCCCGGCGAGACCTTCCACGCCCGCTACGGCCTCACCCTCGGCGCCCTGGTCAGGGCGGGCTGCGGGCTTCCCGTGCCGCGCAGGGCGCAGCGCACGCACAGTGGCGCCGAGGCCCGCTCCACGGCGCGCGCCGCGCTGCGCCGCCCCGTCGAGGAGGGCGCCGGCGAGCACCTGCCCGCCCGCCGCGCCGAGCCCATCGTGCTCGCCTCCGGCAACCTCGGCCTGGTCTCCTTCCCCGACGTCCCGCACCGCATGACCCGCGAGGAGATCGACCTGCGCCACCCGGCGCTCCTGCCGACCCTCGCCAACCACCCGGGCGTCGGCTTCGTCCTCGTACGCAGTCAGGAGCGCGGCCCGCTCGTCCTGGGCGCGCGCGGCAGCGAGGTGTACCTCGACGAGGAGCCGGGCGACCTCGGGCCGCTCGCCGACTTCGGGCCCGGTGCCGCCGACGCCGTGCGCCGCACCGACGGCTTCCCGCACACCGCCGACATCATGGTCAACTCCTGGTACGACCCCCAGGAGGGCGAAGTGCTCGCGTTCGAGGAGCAGATCGGCTCGCACGGCGGGCTCGGCGGCACCCAGGGCCACCCCTTCCTGCTCTCGCCGCTCAGCCTGTCCGCGCCGCTGGAGGACGGCCGTGAACTCGTCGGGGCCGAGCAGGTCCACGACGTACTGCGACGCTGGCTGGGGGAGTCCCAAGGGCCGGAGATTCCGCTGGTGGGAGGGGGTACGGGGGTCCCGGACGATTCCCCGCGCGGGGGCCCCGGCGGCACAGCTTTTGCGGTCACCGATGGTTCCGTACAGGACAAAACACACTGATTTTGAGCGCATCGCGTCGTGCCCGACCATGGGCTCGCGCCCGGCGATCCCGGGCGCCCCGCACGACGAGAGGCACCACCCCATGCACGACACCGGAACCGCGACTCTGCCGGCTCCGGCCCCCGACCAGGAAGAACAGCACGAAGAGCAGAGCAGGCACGCTCGGCGCTTCGGACTGCCGATCGCCACCTGCCTCGTCATGGGCAACATCATCGGCGGCGGCATCTTCCTGCTCCCGGCCTCCGTCGCCCCCTTCGGCACCATCAGCCTCGTCGCGTTCGCCGTCCTGACCGCGGGTGCGATTGCCCTCGCGCTCGTCTTCGGGCGGCTCGCCCGGCGCGATCCGCGCACCGGCGGACCCTACGTCTACGCGCGTGAGGCGTTCGGCGACTTCGCCGGATTCCTCTCGGCCTGGTCCTACTGGGCCACCGCCTGGGTGTCGAACGCGGCGCTCGCCGTCGCGGCCGTCGGCTATCTGGACGTCCTGATACCGGTCGACGACCACAAGTGGACCGCCTGCCTGGCCGCCCTGGTCCTTCAACTGCTCCCCGCGCTCGCGAACTTCGCGGGCACCCGGTACGTCGGCGCGGTCCAGGTCGTCGCCACCGTCCTGAAGTTCCTGCCGCTGCTCCTCGTCGCCGTCGGCGGACTCTTCTTCTTCGACAGCGGCAACCTCGGGCCCTTCCAGGCGAGCGACGACAGCCCGGTCGGCGCCGTCTCCGCGTCCGCCGCGATCCTGCTCTTCTCCTACCTGGGCGTCGAGTCGGCCGCCGTCAGCGCCGGCGAGGTGCGCGATCCGCGGCGCAACGTCGGGCGCGCCACCATCCTCGGCACGCTGGGCGCCGCCCTCGTCTATCTGCTCGGCACCCTGGCCGTCTTCGGCACCGTCGCCCACGACAAGCTCGTCGGCTCCACCGCGCCGTTCTCGGACGCCGTCAACGTCATGTTCGGCGGGTCATGGGGCGGTATCGCGGTCGCCTGCGCGGCGGTCGTGTCGATCCTCGGCGCCCTCAACGGCTGGACGCTGCTGAGTGCCCAGACGCCGTACGCGGCCGCCAAGGACGGGCTCTTCCCGCCCGCCTTCGGCAAGAAGAAGCGCGGTGTGCCGACCGTCGGCGTCCTGGTCACCGTCGTCCTCGCCTCGCTGCTCACCGTCTACAACTACACGGCCGGTTCCAGCGGCGTCTTCGAGTCCCTCGTCCTGATCACCACGTTCACGGCGACCGTGCCCTACCTCCTGGCCACCGCCGCGCAGATCTTCTTCCTGATCTCCGGTCGGGGCGAGCGGGTCAACCGCGGCCGCCTGGTGCGGGACGGGATCCTCGCGGGCATCGCGTGCGGGTTCTCCATGTGGCTCGTCGCCGGGTCCGGGTACGCGGCCGTCTACCAGGGCGTGCTGTTCCTCTTCGCGGGCGTCATCGTCTACGCGTGGATGGCGGCCCGCAAGAAGCGGACCGCCACTCACTGATTCCCCGACCCCCGTCGGTCGTGGCCCTGCCCCGGACTACCGGGCCAGCGGCGCGACCACCCAGCGGCGGGTGGTGAACATGCCGTCGGGCGGGCCGATCTCGATCAGCTTGCGGGCGGCCGGGTAGGCCTCGTTGCCCTCGATCTCATAGCCGACGTCGAACGTGCCCGGCACGTCCCTGACCTGGGGATCCTGCTGAGCCTTGGCGCCCTTGGCGCCGGGCTCGCCGGCCGTGACGGCGGCGAGTTCGGCGAGCAGCTTCTGCTGGGCGGCGGCCAGCGCCTTGCGCGGGTCGCGCTCCAGCGGCGCGGCGGCCGCCTTGCCGCCGGCCGCCTTGCCGGCCTGGGGCGGCGGCGCGATGTCCGTGCTCGGCTCGCGCGTCGTGCCGGTGGTCTCACGAGTGGAGATCTGCGCCTGGACGACGGTGGCGTCGTTGTCCAGGGCCACCCGGATCAGACCGCGGTCCGGAGTGATGACCGGAATGCCGTCGAAGACCTGCCGGAACGTCACATGGGTCTCGAGCGACACCGGCTGCCCGAGCTCGGAGCCGTCCTTCGCCCCGGAGTTCTGCATCAGGTCGTGCACGCTGTCGACGACAAGCTCGGCGCCGTCCGCGTGCTGCTCGGCGAACGCGCGTGCGGCCTCGACCGCACGCTCGGTGGGCAGCTGCCGCAGATTGCGGTGGTTGGCCTCGGCGAGCTTGACCCAGCGGACCGCGTGCGGCGCGGTCGATATGGTCCGGTCGCCGGAGGTGGCGCTGAGCACGCCCTGCCGCTCGACCTGCACCTCTTGCAGCGCCGCCGACGGGAAGTTGGCGAGCTGCCCCATCTTGGTGAGCTCCTGGCCCGGGTCGCGCGGCGCGAGCTGCACGATCTGCGGGCTGGTGGGCGCCTGCGTCAGAGGCTCCCTGAGGGTGTCGCGCGCGTAGTACCAGCGCCACGCGTACCAGTTGTCCGGCACGTGCTCGCGGTACAGGGTGCGCTCGCCGTTGAGGCGGGCGTTGGCGTCGGCCTGGGTGGCGCCGACCGCGCAGACCGAGGGCGCCTGGCCCTTGTAGATGTCCCAACTCGCGTTCAGCCAGGCGTCGGTGAAGGTCTGCCCGGCCCGCCACTTCTCCCAGAACTTCTTGCCGTAGTCCGGGCTGTCGATGCTGACCGTCTCGAACCCGAAGATCATCCGGAAGCCGATGTTGGGACCCGCCCAGGTGCGGATCGGGGAGTGCCCGCCGAGCACCCGCAGCGAGGTGCAGGTGGACCAGAAGACGTAGTTGGCCTTCTCGTTGCCCAGCGCCATCCGGTTGGAGACGGCGTCGCTGCGGCCGTCCCAGACCGCGCCGAGTGGCGCGAAGAAGACCCCGTTCCCGTCCATGCCGCCGTGGCCCGAGTGGTAGACGGCTACCACCGCGTCCATGCCGTAGCGGTCCTGCCAGTTGTCGTACGTCTCCTCGTACGCCCACACCTGCGCGCCGCCGTCCGCGAACCAGAAGTTGCGGTCGTAGAACTGCTGGAGGTACGCCAGCCATCCGGTGGCATCGGCGTGCGTGTGGAAGAGCGATGACTGATTGACGAACTTCTGGATGCTGAACGCACCCCACCAGCCGAACGTCGAGTCACGGTCGCCCGCGGCTCCGGGCTTCTCCGCTTCCAGCGGAGACGGACCGCGGTCCGTGTAGTTCATGCGCATG
Proteins encoded in this region:
- a CDS encoding phage holin family protein — encoded protein: MGRGRWRAVGSAVWRSVAVWIVSTLTMLALAGILPDFQLQSADGDSATRIAVTAALGAGAFGLLSALVWPVLVRALLLVPALVLGLLAFFLNGSLLLLALRLIPDGRGEANPETAVVVAAVMSAVASATGGALAVRDDDAYRRRLYRLADRRRHRVVEGLSGPTPPGTVFLQLDGVGHDVLRDAVEKGLMPTVAGWLGRDGGRASHRLTPWRTDWSSQTGASQLGILHGSNEDVPAFRWYEKDTGEVMVSNRPASAAELQRRAIERTGDGGLLTVDGASRGNLFSGGAEQLALVLSIAARRGKENRSRSGYFAYFSDPANAVRTALSFIAEVFREIGQSTAARVRMRRPRVNRGGLYPFIRAFATVVERDVVVAAVIGDMLAGRSSVYADLVAYDEVAHHSGPVSGDAEKVLQRLDRSIALIAKVAEHAPRAYRIVLLSDHGQSPGETFHARYGLTLGALVRAGCGLPVPRRAQRTHSGAEARSTARAALRRPVEEGAGEHLPARRAEPIVLASGNLGLVSFPDVPHRMTREEIDLRHPALLPTLANHPGVGFVLVRSQERGPLVLGARGSEVYLDEEPGDLGPLADFGPGAADAVRRTDGFPHTADIMVNSWYDPQEGEVLAFEEQIGSHGGLGGTQGHPFLLSPLSLSAPLEDGRELVGAEQVHDVLRRWLGESQGPEIPLVGGGTGVPDDSPRGGPGGTAFAVTDGSVQDKTH
- a CDS encoding amino acid permease translates to MHDTGTATLPAPAPDQEEQHEEQSRHARRFGLPIATCLVMGNIIGGGIFLLPASVAPFGTISLVAFAVLTAGAIALALVFGRLARRDPRTGGPYVYAREAFGDFAGFLSAWSYWATAWVSNAALAVAAVGYLDVLIPVDDHKWTACLAALVLQLLPALANFAGTRYVGAVQVVATVLKFLPLLLVAVGGLFFFDSGNLGPFQASDDSPVGAVSASAAILLFSYLGVESAAVSAGEVRDPRRNVGRATILGTLGAALVYLLGTLAVFGTVAHDKLVGSTAPFSDAVNVMFGGSWGGIAVACAAVVSILGALNGWTLLSAQTPYAAAKDGLFPPAFGKKKRGVPTVGVLVTVVLASLLTVYNYTAGSSGVFESLVLITTFTATVPYLLATAAQIFFLISGRGERVNRGRLVRDGILAGIACGFSMWLVAGSGYAAVYQGVLFLFAGVIVYAWMAARKKRTATH
- a CDS encoding DUF6345 domain-containing protein, which gives rise to MRMNYTDRGPSPLEAEKPGAAGDRDSTFGWWGAFSIQKFVNQSSLFHTHADATGWLAYLQQFYDRNFWFADGGAQVWAYEETYDNWQDRYGMDAVVAVYHSGHGGMDGNGVFFAPLGAVWDGRSDAVSNRMALGNEKANYVFWSTCTSLRVLGGHSPIRTWAGPNIGFRMIFGFETVSIDSPDYGKKFWEKWRAGQTFTDAWLNASWDIYKGQAPSVCAVGATQADANARLNGERTLYREHVPDNWYAWRWYYARDTLREPLTQAPTSPQIVQLAPRDPGQELTKMGQLANFPSAALQEVQVERQGVLSATSGDRTISTAPHAVRWVKLAEANHRNLRQLPTERAVEAARAFAEQHADGAELVVDSVHDLMQNSGAKDGSELGQPVSLETHVTFRQVFDGIPVITPDRGLIRVALDNDATVVQAQISTRETTGTTREPSTDIAPPPQAGKAAGGKAAAAPLERDPRKALAAAQQKLLAELAAVTAGEPGAKGAKAQQDPQVRDVPGTFDVGYEIEGNEAYPAARKLIEIGPPDGMFTTRRWVVAPLAR